A single window of Methylobacterium nodulans ORS 2060 DNA harbors:
- a CDS encoding class I SAM-dependent DNA methyltransferase, giving the protein MAVPLRSSGDLLADRRYVWAEAALAEGDAAAAADLAEQVLERVPAYVPAWLLLGRAREALAAEDPAARERARRAFAAALDLDPDDALGARLRLAQLGEQAGEAALSPAYVRALFDGYADRFERHLVEGLGYRAPAMIREALLAAARDRPLPFRRALDLGCGTGLAARALDDLVDRIEGVDLSPGMLAEARRLGRYAALHEAEIGTFLAGHPPQGVDLVVAADVFVYLRDLGPVFAGVARALVPGGLFAFTLQAHDGAGAVLGPDGRYAHGEALVRREAAAAGLAIVTLAAASTRRERAEDVPGWLAVLAQPA; this is encoded by the coding sequence ATGGCCGTGCCGCTCCGCTCCTCCGGCGACCTCCTCGCCGACCGCCGCTACGTCTGGGCCGAGGCCGCGCTGGCGGAGGGCGATGCCGCCGCCGCCGCCGATCTCGCCGAGCAGGTGCTGGAGCGGGTGCCCGCCTATGTGCCGGCATGGCTGCTGCTCGGCCGCGCGCGCGAGGCCCTGGCGGCGGAGGATCCGGCCGCCCGCGAGCGCGCCCGGCGCGCCTTCGCGGCGGCCCTCGACCTCGATCCGGACGACGCGCTCGGTGCGCGGCTGCGCCTCGCGCAGCTCGGCGAGCAGGCGGGCGAGGCCGCCCTGTCGCCCGCCTATGTGCGGGCCCTGTTCGACGGCTATGCGGACCGCTTCGAGCGGCATCTCGTCGAGGGCCTGGGCTACCGCGCCCCGGCGATGATCCGCGAGGCGCTGCTCGCGGCGGCGCGGGACCGCCCCCTCCCCTTCCGGCGCGCCCTCGACCTCGGCTGCGGCACCGGGCTCGCGGCGCGCGCGCTCGACGATCTCGTCGACCGGATCGAGGGCGTCGATCTGTCGCCCGGCATGCTCGCCGAGGCGCGGCGGCTCGGGCGCTACGCGGCCCTGCACGAGGCCGAGATCGGGACCTTCCTGGCCGGTCACCCCCCGCAGGGGGTCGACCTCGTCGTGGCGGCGGACGTGTTCGTGTATCTGCGCGACCTCGGGCCGGTCTTCGCGGGCGTCGCCCGCGCCCTGGTGCCGGGCGGGCTGTTCGCCTTCACGCTGCAGGCCCATGACGGGGCGGGGGCGGTGCTGGGCCCGGACGGGCGCTACGCCCATGGCGAGGCCCTGGTGCGCCGAGAGGCCGCAGCCGCCGGGCTCGCCATCGTGACCCTCGCGGCGGCCTCCACCCGGCGGGAGCGCGCAGAGGACGTGCCGGGCTGGCTCGCGGTGCTGGCCCAACCCGCCTGA
- a CDS encoding isoprenyl transferase, which yields MAGDSKTALLAGTAETAGLKRGVPAHVAIIMDGNGRWAARRGLPRAEGHRRGVEAVRRAVRAAIDLGIQYLTVYSFSSENWRRPASEVADLMGLLKLFVRRDLADLHANGVRVRIIGERRGLADDIAALLREAEERTAQNTRLTLVVAFNYGGRQEIVRAVQAMARAVQEGRLSPEAIDLGTVAAALDTQGIPDPDLVIRTSGEQRVSNFLTWQTAYSEFVFIQDLWPDFDHAAFAAAVGEYQSRERRFGGLTAQAG from the coding sequence ATGGCGGGCGACAGCAAGACGGCACTCCTCGCGGGCACGGCCGAGACCGCCGGGCTTAAGCGCGGCGTTCCCGCGCATGTCGCCATCATCATGGACGGCAACGGGCGCTGGGCGGCCCGCCGCGGCCTGCCGCGGGCGGAGGGCCACCGCCGGGGGGTCGAGGCGGTGCGCCGGGCGGTGCGCGCGGCGATCGACCTCGGCATCCAGTATCTCACCGTCTACAGCTTCTCGTCGGAGAACTGGCGCCGGCCCGCTTCCGAGGTGGCCGACCTGATGGGGCTGCTCAAGCTGTTCGTGCGCCGCGACCTCGCCGACCTGCACGCGAACGGCGTGCGGGTGCGGATCATCGGCGAGCGGCGGGGCTTGGCCGACGACATCGCCGCCCTGCTGCGCGAGGCCGAGGAGCGCACCGCCCAGAACACGCGGCTTACCCTTGTGGTCGCGTTCAATTACGGCGGGCGCCAGGAGATCGTCCGCGCCGTCCAGGCGATGGCCCGGGCCGTGCAGGAGGGGCGCCTGAGCCCGGAGGCGATCGACCTCGGCACGGTGGCGGCCGCCCTCGACACGCAGGGCATCCCGGACCCCGACCTCGTGATCCGCACCTCGGGCGAGCAGCGGGTGTCGAACTTCCTCACCTGGCAGACGGCCTATTCGGAATTCGTGTTCATCCAGGACCTGTGGCCGGACTTCGACCACGCCGCCTTTGCGGCGGCGGTCGGCGAGTACCAGAGCCGCGAGCGCCGCTTCGGCGGCCTGACCGCACAGGCCGGCTGA
- a CDS encoding cisplatin damage response ATP-dependent DNA ligase gives MNDFAHLLDRLAYEPRRSAKLRLLQDFFAHTPDPDRGFALAAMTGSLSFREAKPGLIRGLVEERVDPVLFRMSYHYVGDLAETTALIWPAPEAAAPDAAGSGHNNPPPHVPSLGEVVEALATIGKGELPSRLAGWLDRLDETGRWALIKLITGELRVGVSARLAKTAVASLGGFEADAVEEVWHGLKAPYRALFAWVEGRAERPETLNPAPFRPPMLSHPVDEETDFGKLDPAAFCAEWKWDGIRVQLVGGRDRAGDQVARIYSRTGEDISGAFPDLAAAIGFTGALDGELLILREGRVQSFNVLQQRLNRKAVTPKLLQDFPAHVRAYDLLALDGEDLRALPFAERRARLEAFVRGLDHARIDLSPLVPFGDWEELAAARADPASVGAGEDAEAIEGVMLKRRTSAYVPGRPKGPWWKWKREPYRVDAVMMYAQRGHGKRSSFFSDYTFGVWRDSPEGGEELVPVGKAYHGFTDEELAKLDRYVRNHTVKRFGPVREVEYGLAKGLVLEIAFEGLQRSTRHKSGVAMRFPRVSRVRWDKPPAEADRLERLHEILERGEREVMPGREMVP, from the coding sequence GTGAACGACTTCGCCCACCTCCTCGACCGCCTCGCCTACGAGCCGCGCCGCAGCGCCAAGCTGCGGCTCCTGCAGGACTTCTTCGCGCATACGCCGGACCCGGACCGCGGCTTCGCGCTCGCCGCCATGACCGGCTCCTTAAGCTTCCGCGAGGCGAAGCCCGGCCTGATCCGCGGCCTCGTGGAGGAAAGGGTCGATCCGGTCCTGTTCCGGATGTCCTACCATTATGTCGGCGACCTCGCCGAGACGACCGCCCTGATCTGGCCGGCGCCGGAGGCCGCCGCCCCCGATGCCGCGGGAAGCGGCCACAACAACCCGCCGCCTCACGTGCCGAGCCTCGGCGAGGTCGTCGAGGCGCTGGCGACCATCGGCAAGGGCGAGTTGCCTTCCCGCCTCGCCGGGTGGCTCGACAGGCTCGACGAGACCGGGCGGTGGGCGCTCATCAAGCTCATCACCGGCGAATTGCGGGTCGGCGTCTCGGCCCGCCTCGCCAAGACCGCGGTCGCGAGCCTCGGCGGCTTCGAGGCCGACGCCGTCGAGGAGGTCTGGCACGGGCTGAAGGCCCCCTATCGGGCGCTCTTCGCCTGGGTGGAGGGAAGGGCCGAGCGGCCCGAGACCCTCAACCCCGCCCCGTTCCGGCCGCCGATGCTCTCGCATCCGGTCGACGAGGAGACCGACTTCGGCAAGCTCGACCCCGCAGCCTTCTGCGCCGAGTGGAAGTGGGACGGCATCCGGGTGCAGCTCGTCGGCGGGCGCGACCGGGCCGGCGATCAGGTCGCGCGCATCTACTCGCGCACCGGCGAGGACATCTCGGGCGCCTTCCCGGACCTCGCTGCGGCGATCGGCTTCACGGGGGCGCTCGACGGCGAGCTTCTGATCCTGCGCGAGGGCCGGGTGCAGAGCTTCAACGTTCTCCAGCAGCGCCTCAACCGGAAGGCCGTGACGCCGAAGCTGCTGCAGGACTTTCCCGCGCATGTCCGCGCCTACGATCTCCTCGCCCTCGACGGGGAGGATCTGCGCGCGCTGCCCTTCGCGGAGCGCCGCGCGCGGCTGGAAGCCTTCGTGCGCGGCCTCGACCATGCCCGGATCGACCTCTCGCCCCTCGTGCCCTTCGGCGACTGGGAGGAACTGGCCGCCGCCCGCGCCGATCCGGCGAGCGTCGGGGCGGGCGAGGATGCCGAGGCGATCGAGGGCGTGATGCTCAAGCGCCGCACCAGCGCCTATGTGCCGGGCCGGCCGAAGGGGCCGTGGTGGAAGTGGAAGCGCGAGCCCTACCGGGTCGATGCGGTGATGATGTACGCCCAGCGCGGCCACGGGAAGCGCTCCTCCTTCTTTTCCGACTACACGTTCGGGGTCTGGCGCGATTCCCCGGAAGGCGGCGAGGAGCTGGTCCCGGTCGGCAAGGCCTATCACGGCTTCACCGACGAGGAACTGGCCAAGCTCGACCGCTACGTCCGCAACCACACGGTCAAGCGCTTCGGCCCGGTCCGCGAGGTCGAGTACGGGCTTGCCAAGGGGCTGGTCCTGGAGATTGCCTTCGAGGGGCTGCAGCGCTCGACCCGGCACAAGTCGGGCGTGGCGATGCGCTTTCCCCGCGTGAGCCGGGTCCGCTGGGACAAGCCGCCCGCCGAGGCCGACCGGCTCGAGAGGCTGCACGAGATCCTGGAGCGCGGCGAGCGCGAGGTGATGCCGGGACGGGAGATGGTGCCATGA
- a CDS encoding phosphatidate cytidylyltransferase translates to MAQRGDAPASTGGSAPPPGPAPDRPRPWPASELGVRAVSGVVLGLLVLAATLSGGWFFALIWLAAGLAIVGEWLAITRTGPHRPLLALAGLVLAGLVVGARLALPPLPLLGLGIGGGAVLALVARPRPGRLWAPLSLACAAIVALVPVLLRDDPRIGLAGPLWLFGVVWTTDIAAYFTGRTLGGPRLWPAVSPKKTWSGFCGGLLGATLVGGAVAAGATHLGAQTSLPLGPALLLSALGSVLSQGGDLAESALKRAYGAKDSGRLIPGHGGVMDRLDGFFAVALLAGILLAAGL, encoded by the coding sequence ATGGCCCAGCGCGGGGACGCCCCCGCCTCCACGGGGGGCTCCGCCCCGCCCCCGGGCCCGGCCCCGGACAGACCTCGGCCCTGGCCGGCGAGCGAACTCGGGGTGCGGGCCGTGTCCGGCGTGGTGCTGGGCCTGCTCGTTCTGGCGGCGACCCTGAGCGGCGGCTGGTTCTTCGCGCTGATCTGGCTCGCGGCCGGGCTCGCCATCGTGGGCGAGTGGCTCGCCATCACCCGCACGGGGCCGCACCGGCCTCTCCTCGCCCTGGCCGGGCTGGTGCTGGCGGGCCTCGTCGTCGGGGCGCGGCTCGCCCTGCCGCCGCTGCCGCTCCTGGGCCTCGGGATCGGCGGCGGTGCCGTCCTGGCGCTCGTCGCCCGGCCCCGGCCGGGCCGGCTCTGGGCCCCGCTGAGCCTCGCCTGCGCTGCCATCGTCGCCCTGGTGCCGGTGCTGCTGCGGGACGATCCCCGCATCGGGCTCGCCGGCCCGCTCTGGCTGTTCGGCGTCGTCTGGACCACCGACATCGCCGCCTACTTCACCGGGCGCACCCTCGGCGGCCCCAGGCTGTGGCCGGCGGTCAGCCCGAAGAAGACCTGGTCGGGCTTCTGCGGGGGGCTGCTCGGCGCGACCCTCGTCGGCGGCGCGGTGGCGGCGGGCGCGACCCATCTCGGCGCGCAGACGAGCCTGCCGCTCGGCCCCGCCCTCCTCCTCTCCGCCCTCGGCTCGGTGCTGAGCCAGGGCGGCGACCTCGCCGAATCCGCTCTCAAGCGGGCCTACGGCGCGAAGGATTCGGGCCGCCTGATCCCCGGCCACGGCGGCGTGATGGACCGTCTCGACGGGTTCTTCGCCGTGGCTCTGCTCGCCGGCATCCTTCTCGCCGCCGGACTCTAA
- the frr gene encoding ribosome recycling factor, producing the protein MATPTFDLADLKRRMQGAVNALKHDLGSLRTGRASPTLLDPIQIEAYGAVMPMAQVATISVPEPRLLSVAVWDRGMVSAVEKAIRESDLGLNPMTEGQTIRLRIPEMSEQRRKEMVKVAHKYAEEARVAVRHVRRDGLDLLKKLEKDGAISQDDEKRQADQVQKITDQHIAEVDQTLAAKEKEIMQV; encoded by the coding sequence ATGGCCACCCCCACCTTCGATCTCGCCGACCTCAAGCGCCGCATGCAGGGTGCGGTGAATGCGCTCAAGCACGATCTCGGCTCGCTGCGGACCGGTCGGGCGAGCCCCACCCTGCTCGATCCGATCCAGATCGAGGCTTACGGCGCCGTGATGCCGATGGCCCAGGTCGCGACGATCAGCGTGCCCGAGCCCCGGCTGCTCAGCGTCGCCGTGTGGGACCGCGGCATGGTGAGCGCCGTCGAGAAGGCGATCCGCGAATCCGACCTCGGCCTCAACCCGATGACCGAGGGCCAGACCATCCGGCTGCGCATCCCCGAGATGAGCGAGCAGCGCCGCAAGGAGATGGTCAAGGTGGCGCACAAATATGCCGAGGAGGCGCGTGTCGCCGTCCGCCACGTGCGCCGCGACGGGCTCGACCTGCTCAAGAAGCTGGAGAAGGATGGCGCCATCAGCCAGGACGACGAGAAGCGTCAGGCCGATCAGGTGCAGAAGATCACGGACCAGCACATCGCCGAGGTCGACCAGACCCTGGCGGCGAAGGAGAAGGAGATCATGCAGGTCTGA
- a CDS encoding ligase-associated DNA damage response exonuclease, whose translation MARKDADILCLTREGLYCPLGDFHVDPVRPVPRALITHGHADHARAGHGRVLATLETLRIMAVRYGEDFCGARQEARLGEAIRLGEVTVRFAPAGHVLGSAQIAIEAGSRRIVVSGDYKRAPDPTCRPFEVVPCDVFITEATFGLPVFRHPDARDEVRRLLDSVRLFPERTHIVGAYSLGKAQRVMALLREAGYDAPIHLHGALDKLTALYKREGVPLGETPKVAAADRPKLGGAIVLCPPSAIQDLWSRKFPDPVTAFASGWMRVRARARQKGVELPLVISDHSDWDDLCRTIRETGAGEVWVTHGQEDALVHWCATQGIAARPLHMLGYGDEGEAEPAVESAA comes from the coding sequence ATGGCACGCAAAGACGCCGACATCCTCTGCCTCACCCGCGAGGGCCTCTACTGTCCCCTCGGCGACTTCCACGTCGATCCGGTCCGCCCGGTGCCGCGGGCGCTGATCACCCACGGCCACGCCGACCATGCCCGCGCCGGCCACGGCCGGGTGCTCGCCACCCTCGAGACCCTGCGCATCATGGCGGTGCGCTACGGCGAGGATTTCTGCGGCGCCCGCCAGGAGGCGCGGCTCGGCGAGGCGATCCGCCTCGGCGAGGTCACGGTGCGCTTCGCGCCCGCCGGCCACGTCCTCGGCTCGGCGCAGATCGCGATCGAAGCCGGCTCCCGCCGCATCGTCGTCTCGGGCGACTACAAGCGGGCGCCCGACCCGACCTGCCGGCCCTTCGAGGTGGTGCCCTGCGACGTCTTCATCACCGAGGCGACCTTCGGCCTGCCCGTCTTCCGCCATCCCGATGCGCGGGACGAGGTCCGCCGCCTGCTCGATTCCGTGCGGCTCTTCCCCGAGCGCACCCACATCGTCGGCGCCTACAGCCTCGGCAAGGCCCAGCGCGTGATGGCGCTCCTGCGCGAGGCCGGCTACGACGCCCCGATCCACCTGCACGGCGCGCTGGACAAGCTCACCGCGCTCTACAAGCGCGAGGGCGTCCCGCTCGGGGAGACCCCGAAGGTGGCCGCCGCCGACCGGCCGAAGCTCGGCGGCGCCATCGTGCTGTGCCCGCCCTCGGCGATCCAGGACCTGTGGTCGCGCAAGTTCCCCGACCCCGTCACGGCCTTCGCCTCGGGCTGGATGCGGGTGCGCGCCCGGGCCCGCCAGAAGGGCGTGGAACTGCCCCTCGTCATCTCCGATCATTCGGACTGGGACGACCTCTGCCGCACCATCCGGGAGACGGGGGCCGGCGAGGTCTGGGTCACGCACGGCCAGGAGGACGCCCTGGTGCATTGGTGCGCGACGCAAGGCATCGCGGCGCGACCCCTCCACATGCTGGGCTACGGCGACGAGGGCGAGGCGGAGCCGGCCGTGGAGAGCGCCGCGTGA
- a CDS encoding branched-chain amino acid ABC transporter permease, protein MEAYLAAIAIIALIYMLLSLGLTLQYGLTGLINFGHVGFFAIGAYASALLALKGVPVPLGFAAAALLAGLAAWPLGLVALRLRDDYFAIVTLGFSEVVRIVVTSERWLTNGVQGLPGIPRLYPGLTGPAAQGATLATVLAVTLAAVWMIRRIAASPFGRLIEAIRDAEEAVTALGKDPARLKVQVLVVGAGLAGIAGAFYAHYITYIVPEQFVPLVTFYVWMAMIMGGVGRVSGAVVGTAILMAFLEGSRFLRDLVPGISEVDMASVRIGVVGLLLILFVMFRPQGLMGDYTKR, encoded by the coding sequence ATGGAAGCCTATCTGGCGGCGATCGCCATCATCGCGCTGATCTACATGCTGCTCAGCCTCGGGCTGACGCTGCAATACGGGCTCACCGGCCTGATCAATTTCGGCCATGTCGGCTTCTTCGCCATCGGCGCCTATGCGAGCGCGCTGCTCGCTCTGAAGGGCGTGCCGGTGCCGCTCGGCTTCGCCGCCGCCGCCCTGCTCGCGGGCCTCGCCGCCTGGCCCCTCGGCCTCGTCGCCTTACGCCTGCGGGACGATTACTTCGCCATCGTCACGCTCGGCTTCTCGGAGGTGGTGCGCATCGTCGTCACGAGCGAGCGCTGGCTGACGAACGGCGTCCAGGGCCTGCCCGGCATCCCGCGCCTCTATCCGGGCCTCACCGGCCCGGCCGCGCAGGGAGCGACCCTCGCGACCGTGCTCGCCGTCACCCTGGCGGCGGTCTGGATGATCCGGCGGATCGCCGCCTCGCCCTTCGGCCGGCTGATCGAGGCGATCCGCGACGCGGAGGAGGCCGTCACGGCGCTCGGCAAGGACCCGGCCCGCCTCAAGGTGCAGGTGCTGGTGGTGGGAGCGGGGCTCGCCGGCATCGCGGGCGCCTTCTACGCCCACTACATCACCTACATCGTGCCCGAGCAGTTCGTGCCCCTCGTCACCTTCTACGTCTGGATGGCGATGATCATGGGCGGGGTGGGGCGCGTCTCGGGCGCGGTCGTCGGCACCGCCATCCTGATGGCCTTCCTCGAAGGCTCGCGCTTCCTGCGCGACCTCGTGCCGGGCATCTCGGAGGTCGACATGGCCTCGGTGCGGATCGGCGTCGTCGGGCTCCTCCTCATCCTGTTCGTGATGTTCCGGCCCCAGGGCCTGATGGGGGACTACACCAAGCGATGA
- a CDS encoding ABC transporter ATP-binding protein encodes MSLLVIEDVRGGYGEVDILNGISLTLEPNRIVTVAGTNGAGKSTLAKAILGLLPRVAGRILFEGEDIVRLPTEARIARGIGYVPQVGNVFGALSVRENLQVVAGVPDRARRIEELFDAFPLLRERRRARAGSLSGGERQQLAFARALMPRPRLVVLDEPTAALAPARVADAFALIRRLPDLGVTVFVVEQRARQSLAISHHGYILDGGRVAIEGPADGLLADERAADLYLGRAGRSAA; translated from the coding sequence GTGAGCCTGCTCGTCATCGAGGACGTCCGCGGGGGCTACGGCGAGGTCGACATCCTCAACGGGATCTCGCTCACCCTCGAGCCGAACCGGATCGTGACCGTCGCGGGCACCAACGGGGCCGGGAAGTCGACCCTCGCCAAGGCGATCCTCGGGCTGCTGCCGCGGGTCGCCGGCCGCATCCTGTTCGAGGGGGAGGACATCGTCCGGCTCCCCACCGAGGCGCGCATCGCCCGCGGCATCGGCTACGTGCCGCAGGTCGGCAACGTGTTCGGGGCGCTCAGCGTGCGCGAGAACCTCCAGGTCGTGGCCGGCGTCCCCGACCGGGCGCGGCGGATCGAGGAATTGTTCGACGCCTTCCCGCTCCTGCGCGAGCGCCGCCGCGCCCGGGCCGGCAGCCTCTCGGGGGGCGAGCGCCAGCAGCTCGCCTTCGCCCGCGCGCTGATGCCCCGTCCGCGGCTCGTCGTCCTCGACGAGCCGACCGCGGCGCTCGCCCCCGCCCGGGTGGCGGATGCCTTCGCGCTGATCCGGCGCCTGCCGGATCTCGGCGTCACCGTGTTCGTGGTGGAGCAACGCGCCCGCCAGTCGCTCGCGATCTCGCATCACGGCTACATCCTCGACGGCGGGCGCGTCGCCATCGAGGGCCCGGCCGACGGCCTTCTGGCCGACGAGCGGGCGGCGGATCTCTATCTCGGCCGGGCGGGCCGCTCGGCCGCCTGA
- the pyrH gene encoding UMP kinase codes for MSETTPFRRVLVKLSGEALAAPDGYWLHPPTLAALAEDIARTVAAGIQVALVVGGGNVIRGARVSAAGWIDRATGDSLGMIATVMNSLALETALNAAGVTARTMSAVSMPTICETYARQPALHHLDKGQVVVLAGGTGNPFFTTDTAAVLRAAELRCDAVLKATQVDGVYSADPKYDPQAVRYDRLTHDEAIARDLKVMDTAAFALARESRLSLVVGSVHPPSSVTAILTGEAPATRVVP; via the coding sequence ATGTCGGAGACGACGCCGTTTCGTCGCGTGCTCGTGAAGCTCTCCGGCGAGGCTCTGGCCGCCCCGGACGGCTATTGGCTGCATCCGCCGACCCTCGCGGCGCTCGCCGAGGACATCGCCCGCACGGTCGCGGCCGGCATCCAGGTCGCGCTCGTGGTCGGGGGCGGCAACGTGATCCGGGGGGCGCGGGTCTCCGCCGCAGGCTGGATCGACCGGGCGACCGGCGACTCCCTCGGGATGATCGCCACCGTCATGAACTCGCTGGCGCTGGAGACGGCCCTCAACGCCGCGGGCGTCACCGCCCGCACCATGTCGGCGGTGTCGATGCCGACGATCTGCGAAACCTATGCCCGCCAGCCGGCGCTCCACCACCTCGACAAGGGGCAGGTCGTGGTGCTGGCCGGCGGCACCGGCAACCCCTTCTTCACCACCGACACCGCGGCGGTGCTGCGGGCCGCCGAGCTGAGATGCGACGCCGTGCTCAAGGCGACGCAGGTCGACGGCGTCTACTCGGCCGACCCCAAATACGACCCGCAGGCCGTGCGCTACGACCGGCTCACCCATGACGAGGCCATCGCCCGCGACCTCAAGGTGATGGACACGGCCGCCTTCGCGCTCGCGCGCGAGAGCCGGCTCTCGCTGGTGGTCGGCTCGGTCCATCCGCCGAGCTCCGTGACGGCGATCCTGACCGGGGAAGCGCCCGCGACCCGCGTGGTGCCGTGA
- a CDS encoding secondary thiamine-phosphate synthase enzyme YjbQ: MRRIERIAEGEVTRQVTGRLTVATQGQGFTEITADIAGFVRESGLTQALLTVFCRHTSASLTIQENADPDVRTDLLTALDRLAPRQGAYLHDAELPDRLQGRMFYLHRDEGPDDMPGHIRTMLTDSGLAIPVIESRLALGTWQGIYLIEHRDQPHRREVILHLAGA, from the coding sequence ATGAGGCGCATTGAGAGGATCGCCGAGGGGGAGGTGACGCGGCAGGTCACGGGCCGGCTCACCGTCGCGACGCAGGGGCAGGGCTTCACCGAGATCACCGCCGACATCGCGGGCTTCGTGCGCGAGAGCGGCCTGACGCAGGCTCTCCTCACGGTCTTCTGCCGCCACACCTCGGCCTCGCTGACGATCCAGGAGAATGCCGACCCGGACGTGCGCACCGACCTCCTCACCGCCCTCGACCGGCTCGCCCCGCGCCAGGGCGCCTACCTCCACGACGCCGAGCTGCCGGACCGATTGCAGGGACGGATGTTCTACCTGCATCGGGACGAGGGTCCCGACGACATGCCGGGCCACATCCGCACGATGCTGACCGACTCAGGCCTCGCGATTCCGGTGATCGAAAGCCGCCTCGCGCTCGGCACATGGCAGGGCATCTACCTGATCGAGCACCGGGACCAGCCGCATCGCCGGGAGGTGATCCTGCACCTTGCCGGCGCGTGA
- a CDS encoding response regulator, which yields MSSETTIVVADDHPLFRGALRGAVGAMLPEARIVEASGLDALTALLDREDEVDLILLDLTMPGVQGFSGLIYLRAQHPAIPVVIVSANEDPVVIRRALDFGAAGFIPKSLDIDEIGEAIRQVLAGGTWAPPDIALSASEDKETADLMRRLATLTPQQVRVLMMLSEGLLNKQIAYELSVSEATVKAHVSAILQKLGVESRTQAVIASSRIGATLKPPAGVA from the coding sequence TTGAGTTCCGAGACCACCATCGTCGTCGCCGACGATCATCCGCTCTTCCGGGGCGCCCTGCGGGGCGCGGTCGGCGCGATGCTGCCGGAGGCCCGGATCGTCGAGGCGAGCGGGCTCGACGCACTGACCGCCCTGCTCGACCGCGAGGACGAGGTCGACCTCATCCTCCTTGACCTCACCATGCCGGGCGTGCAGGGCTTCTCCGGGCTCATCTACCTGCGGGCGCAGCATCCGGCGATCCCCGTGGTGATCGTCTCGGCCAACGAGGATCCGGTGGTGATCCGCCGGGCGCTCGATTTCGGCGCCGCGGGCTTCATTCCGAAATCCCTCGACATCGACGAGATCGGCGAGGCGATCCGGCAGGTTCTGGCGGGCGGGACCTGGGCGCCGCCGGACATCGCCCTCTCGGCCTCCGAGGACAAGGAGACCGCCGACCTGATGCGCCGGCTCGCCACGCTCACGCCCCAGCAGGTGCGGGTGCTGATGATGCTGTCCGAGGGGCTCCTCAACAAGCAGATCGCCTACGAGCTCTCCGTCTCCGAGGCGACTGTGAAGGCGCATGTCTCGGCGATCCTCCAGAAGCTCGGCGTCGAGAGCCGCACCCAGGCGGTGATCGCCTCCTCGCGCATCGGCGCGACGCTGAAGCCCCCGGCCGGGGTGGCGTGA
- a CDS encoding ABC transporter ATP-binding protein, protein MTLEIRDISKAYGGFRALDGVRLSMEAGGLFGLIGPNGAGKSTLFSVVSGFLRADAGEVRLDGRRIDALPAAARARAGMVRTFQVPREFRHLTVRENLMAAAPNQTGEGLLGLFLRPSRVRAEEAAIAAQVEETIRFLKLARVADTPSGRLSGGQKKLLELGRALMVEPRLILLDEPFAGVNPVLIEELMERILELNARGIGFLVIEHDLDALTRLVPRLAVMDRGRVIAAGPPEAVLADRTVREAYLGGAA, encoded by the coding sequence ATGACCCTCGAGATCCGGGACATCAGCAAGGCCTATGGGGGCTTCCGGGCCCTCGACGGCGTGCGGCTCAGCATGGAGGCGGGCGGGCTGTTCGGCCTGATCGGGCCGAACGGCGCGGGCAAGTCGACCCTGTTCTCCGTCGTCTCCGGCTTCCTGCGGGCCGATGCCGGCGAGGTGCGGCTCGACGGCCGGCGCATCGACGCGCTGCCCGCCGCCGCCCGGGCGCGGGCCGGCATGGTGCGCACCTTCCAGGTGCCGCGGGAGTTCCGCCACCTCACCGTGCGCGAGAACCTGATGGCCGCGGCCCCCAACCAGACCGGCGAGGGCCTCCTCGGCCTGTTCCTGCGGCCCTCCCGGGTGCGGGCCGAGGAGGCGGCGATCGCCGCGCAGGTCGAGGAGACGATCCGCTTCCTCAAGCTCGCCCGGGTGGCCGACACGCCGTCCGGCCGGCTCTCGGGCGGCCAGAAGAAGCTCCTCGAACTCGGCCGCGCGCTGATGGTCGAGCCGCGGCTGATCCTCCTCGACGAGCCCTTCGCGGGGGTGAACCCGGTGCTGATCGAGGAGCTGATGGAGCGCATCCTGGAGCTCAACGCCCGGGGCATCGGCTTCCTGGTGATCGAGCACGACCTCGATGCCCTCACCCGTCTGGTGCCGCGGCTCGCGGTCATGGACCGCGGGCGCGTGATCGCCGCGGGCCCGCCCGAGGCGGTGCTCGCCGACCGGACCGTGCGGGAAGCCTATCTGGGAGGTGCGGCGTGA